GGGGGTGGATCGGCCGTGATGCTGGAGTTCCAAGACCTGGGCATGACGCTGCCGGGTACGGCTCGTCCCGTGCTCGAAGATGTCTCGTTGACGATCGCGCCGGGTGAGATCGTCGGCCTGGTCGGTGAGTCCGGCTCGGGCAAGTCGACAACCGCACGTGCCGCCCTCGGGCTGGTACCCGACGGCGCCACAGTGAGCGGCCGGGTGTGCCTCGGCGGCACGAACGTCCTCGACCTCGACGACGCTGGGCTGAGACGTCTGCGCTCCGAACGGCTCGCGATGGTCTACCAGAACCCGCGTTCGGCGTTGAACCCCGTGCGCACGGTCGGTGCGTACGCAACCGAGCAGCTGCGGACGGCGTTCGGCCTCGCCTCCTCGGAGGCGGAACACCGGATCGTGGAGCTGTTCGGCTCGGTCGGGCTTCGAGACCCAGAACAACTCCTCGATGCCCACCCGCATCAGCTCTCGGGCGGCATGCTCCAACGGGTCGTCATCGCGTCGGCGCTCGCCGGCGAACCCGAGTTCCTACTCGCAGACGAGGCGACGAGTGCGCTCGACGTATCGACCCAGGCATCGATCGTGGCGCTGCTCATGTCGCTGCGCGCCGAACACGACCTCGGCATGCTGTTCATCACGCACGACCTCACGCTTGCGTCGGCGATCTGCGACCGCGTCTGCGTGATGTACGCCGGCCGCATCGTCGAGGTGCAAGCAGGAGACCGGTTGTTGGTCGAGCCGCGCCACCCGTACACGGCGGGGCTGCGCGACAGCACACCGCAG
The sequence above is drawn from the Nocardioidaceae bacterium SCSIO 66511 genome and encodes:
- a CDS encoding ABC transporter ATP-binding protein, which translates into the protein MLEFQDLGMTLPGTARPVLEDVSLTIAPGEIVGLVGESGSGKSTTARAALGLVPDGATVSGRVCLGGTNVLDLDDAGLRRLRSERLAMVYQNPRSALNPVRTVGAYATEQLRTAFGLASSEAEHRIVELFGSVGLRDPEQLLDAHPHQLSGGMLQRVVIASALAGEPEFLLADEATSALDVSTQASIVALLMSLRAEHDLGMLFITHDLTLASAICDRVCVMYAGRIVEVQAGDRLLVEPRHPYTAGLRDSTPQLLSGHPIRPIAGAPPSLGESLGGCAFAPRCPYAEQACRDAVPQLHVTGDDAVACRRHGEVDLAPVTTSVVEGAP